The following are encoded together in the Daucus carota subsp. sativus chromosome 5, DH1 v3.0, whole genome shotgun sequence genome:
- the LOC108223372 gene encoding uncharacterized protein LOC108223372 isoform X2, which translates to MREGLRSGKKGGLCSLNDKGLVEVEKVEFGLEDEECREIGGVVENKSGRGRRGRKRKNVDVTKEGDEVGVGVGMRGYGHGDVDGSGDACLKEAKESDFVLDGDKEGNLMNVDDGDKVDGNGGIVDSPLKGAIEGDHEALEKEEVNLMNVDDGETVDANGGSVDTPLKKVDDGDRQSDEKEEDSLMNVDDGDRQSDEKEEDSLMNVDDGDKVNVKGGSVDTPFKDADEFELKPDEKKDNSLVNLDDTDKVVAAVEMTVDTNDDSDAGVDTPVKEADEVEHESNGKKKVSLIDMDEGDKVVAGGGLSINANGEVDEANEGKYESEGKKVKVQNGASEEMKVINSSLDTWENKQEPAKKRRGRKRKIVENSDCIAGDGKKRVNDGMGPVNRRVLRSNRNAYEEKFDTNEDEKPVNCVTPKMCTGSRGRPPKVLEGNQAVVDAKTDTEEDSKPQHIGRPKKLTGRVGRPRKVMLNHEESGEEDADLAKDVKPRCFGRPKKIKRRGRPPKVKPNNCASGEEDSDLLEKDEKPQSVGQSKKLKGRVGRPPKAEPNCKASGEEDFAKEKDEKPQDISSMVVHGEDGGLMLASRVSTDKKQEVAGEKETTSNQLNIEKNKAEKMGLREEKQAIREQITDMLKKAGWTIEYRARQSKAYADAVYVDGKGKTHWSATLAYHKLKEKVQNQTADSKEVSAFEPIPSEILSKLFRTTVPGAKCQKGKTSVSKSVSRFNGKHSLKKKIAIKGIGPKKRLKKKKSSSCRAGERTLTKGMKGDVSESEQNDSPRYSHRGMSRSKWETRKGRKPCPLLARTSGKGSDADIDGYILYDGKRSMWSWMIDLGTVSFNARVKYMNSEMKKVLAEGKLNRDGILCGCCNKVVTISEFLSHTGISLSPGSHPYNDIYVGSELSLSQCLLDSWNKQVESNPITFCSADVDGDDPNDDTCNICADGGDLICCDGCPSTFHQSCLDFERFPSGEWRCLHCLCKFCKTIEGNISQGDDDGKNLPGLLKCRLCQEKFHQHCTLEQDADKINLTDSFFCGIKCQEIFERLQALIGVKHQLEEGFSWTLLQYYDLNQDSSHVNDPQKLECNAKLAVAFSVMNECFCPIIDERTGINIIHNVVYSCGSNFDRLNFNGFFTIILEKGDCMIAAASIRIHGSLLAEMPFIGTRHMYRRQGMCRRLLNAVELALCSLNVEKLVIPAISEMYQTWTSVFGFLPRDESTRQEMRRMTAIVFPGTDMLEKPVQRNALDTPNLISATAPADLYAEHDAPLDAHIGGQNSSTNIIECSNAISGVTNVLTEKTFGDASMDFYANPIDASSGIHAPKGDYGASESNGGSIVDILPVESQLCSKPFKQLSDVGTQVDPSVANTEKCEQMRNLSSCPVNPRCTSSTYSAPGVPDLVPEVGSCRLRSGDM; encoded by the exons ATGAGGGAGGGTTTGAGATCTGGGAAGAAAGGGGGTTTGTGTAGTTTGAATGATAAGGGGTTGGTGGAGGTTGAGAAGGTGGAGTTTGGTTTAGAGGATGAGGAATGTAGGGAAATTGGTGGGGTTGTTGAGAATAAGAGTGGGAGGGGAAGGCGGGGGAGGAAGCGGAAGAATGTGGATGTTACCAAGGAGGGTGATGAGGTTGGAGTCGGTGTGGGAATGAGGGGTTATGGTCATGGGGATGTTGATGGTAGTGGGGATGCTTGTCTTAAGGAGGCTAAGGAGAGCGATTTTGTATTGGATGGAGATAAAGAGGGGAATTTGATGAATGTAGATGACGGGGATAAGGTTGATGGTAATGGTGGTATTGTCGATTCACCTTTGAAGGGAGCTATTGAGGGTGATCATGAAGCTCTTGAAAAGGAAGAGGTTAATCTGATGAATGTAGATGACGGGGAGACGGTTGATGCAAATGGTGGTAGTGTTGATACACCCTTAAAGAAGGTTGATGATGGTGATCGACAATCTGATGAGAAGGAAGAGGATAGTTTGATGAACGTAGATGATGGTGATCGACAATCTGATGAGAAGGAAGAGGATAGTTTGATGAACGTAGATGATGGTGATAAAGTTAATGTTAAAGGTGGTAGTGTTGATACACCTTTCAAGGATGCTGATGAGTTCGAGTTAAAACCTGATGAAAAGAAAGATAACAGCCTGGTGAATTTGGATGACACTGATAAGGTTGTAGCTGCTGTGGAAATGACTGTTGATACTAATGATGATTCTGATGCTGGTGTAGATACACCTGTGAAGGAGGCTGACGAGGTTGAACATGAATCTAATGGAAAGAAAAAGGTCAGTTTGATAGACATGGATGAGGGTGACAAGGTTGTAGCTGGCGGGGGATTGAGCATTAATGCTAACGGCGAAGTTGATGAGGCAAATGAGGGTAAATATGAATCTGAAGGGAAAAAAGTTAAAGTTCAGAATGGTGCGAGCGAAGAGATGAAAGTAATTAATAGCAGTCTTGATACTTGGGAAAATAAGCAAGAGCCTGCCAAAAAGCGTCGAGGTAGGAAAAGGAAAATCGTGGAGAATTCTGATTGTATTGCTGGTGATGGAAAAAAGAGAGTCAATGATGGTATGGGGCCTGTTAACCGAAGGGTGTTGCGCTCTAATAGAAATGCGTATGAGGAAAAGTTTGATACTAATGAGGATGAGAAGCCAGTGAATTGTGTGACTCCAAAGATGTGTACAGGTTCCCGTGGAAGACCTCCCAAGGTGCTAGAGGGAAATCAGGCAGTCGTGGACGCTAAGACTGATACAGAGGAAGATTCAAAGCCTCAACACATTGGCAGACCTAAAAAATTAACTGGCCGTGTCGGTAGACCCCGTAAGGTTATGCTCAACCATGAGGAATCTGGTGAAGAGGACGCTGATTTGGCGAAGGATGTAAAGCCCCGATGTTTTGGTAGgccgaaaaaaataaaaaggcgTGGTAGACCCCCTAAGGTGAAGCCTAACAATTGCGCATCTGGAGAAGAAGATTCTGATTTATTAGAGAAGGATGAAAAGCCTCAATCTGTTGGCCAGTCAAAAAAGTTGAAAGGTCGTGTTGGTAGACCCCCCAAGGCTGAACCCAATTGTAAGGCATCCGGTGAAGAAGATTTCGCCAAGGAGAAAGATGAAAAACCTCAGGATATTAGCTCCATGGTGGTGCATGGAGAAGATGGGGGACTGATGTTAGCATCGAGGGTGAGCACTGATAAGAAACAGGAGGTTGCAGGAGAAAAGGAAACTACTAGCAACCAGTTGaatattgaaaagaataaagCAGAGAAAATGGGTTTAAGAGAAGAAAAGCAGGCGATCAGAGAACAAATTACAGACATGCTAAAAAAAGCAGGGTGGACTATTGAGTACAGAGCAAGGCAAAGCAAAGCCTACGCAGATGCAGTGTATGTTGACGGTAAGGGGAAAACTCATTGGTCAGCGACTCTAGCTTACCATAAGCTCAAGGAGAAAGTTCAAAATCAAACTGCTGACAGTAAAGAAGTTTCTGCTTTCGAGCCAATACCATCAGAGATACTAAGCAAACTTTTTCGAACGACAGTTCCAGGAGCGAAATGTCAGAAAGGCAAAACGAGTGTTAGTAAAAGTGTCTCAAGATTTAATGGGAAACACTCATTGAAGAAGAAAATTGCAATCAAGGGAATAGGGCCCAAAAAAAggctaaaaaagaaaaagagttctTCATGCAGAGCAGGTGAAAGAACATTGACAAAGGGTATGAAAGGAGATGTGTCTGAATCTGAACAAAATGATTCCCCTAGATATTCTCACAGGGGAATGTCTCGGTCAAAATGGGAAACTAGGAAAGGTAGGAAGCCATGCCCTTTATTGGCTCGTACCTCCGGAAAGGGTTCAGATGCAGATATTGATGGCTACATACTTTATGATGGGAAACGCAGTATGTGGTCCTGGATGATTGACTTGGGAACTGTTTCTTTTAATGCACGGGTTAAGTACATGAATAGTGAAATGAAAAAGGTATTGGCTGAGGGAAAGCTTAACAGAGATGGAATTCTTTGTGGTTGCTGTAATAAAGTTGTCACAATTTCCGAATTTCTGTCGCACACTGGGATTAGCCTGTCACCTGGCTCTCACCcatataatgatatatatgtgGGGTCGGAATTGTCTCTCTCCCAGTGCTTACTGGATTCATGGAATAAACAAGTAGAATCTAATCCAATCACATTTTGTAGTGCTGATGTTGATGGTGACGACCCAAATGATGATACATGTAATATTTGCGCTGATGGTGGCGACTTGATCTGTTGTGATGGTTGTCCATCTACATTTCATCAAAGCTGCTTAGATTTTGAA AGGTTTCCTTCTGGAGAATGGCGGTGCTTACACTGTCTATGCAAATTCTGCAAAACAATTGAGGGGAACATCTCTCAAGGGGATGATGATGGCAAAAATTTACCTGGATTGCTTAAGTGCCGCTTGTGTCAGGAGAAGT TCCACCAACATTGTACCCTAGAGCAGGATGCGGATAAGATTAATTTAACAGATTCCTTTTTCTGCGGGATAAAATGCCAGGAG ATCTTTGAGCGACTACAAGCACTGATTGGGGTTAAGCATCAGCTGGAAGAAGGCTTTTCATGGACTCTCCTTCAGTATTATGATCTTAACCAAGATAGTTCTCATGTTAATGATCCCCAAAAACTTGAATGCAATGCCAAGCTAGCTGTTGCATTCTCTGTCATGAATGAGTGTTTTTGCCCCATTATTGATGAGAGAACTGGGATCAATATTATTCACAATGTTGTCTACAGCTGTGG GTCAAATTTTGATCGTCTGAATTTTAACGGGTTCTTCACCATTATTCTGGAGAAGGGAGATTGTATGATTGCCGCAGCATCTATAAG GATCCACGGAAGCCTGTTGGCGGAGATGCCATTCATCGGGACTCGCCATATGTATAGGCGTCAAGGGATGTGCCGGCGACTTCTAAATGCAGTTGAATTG GCTCTTTGCTCTCTAAATGTGGAGAAACTAGTTATACCTGCTATATCTGAAATGTACCAAACTTGGACGTCAGTTTTTGGTTTCTTGCCCCGTGACGAATCAACTAGGCAAGAAATGAGGCGAATGACTGCAATTGTATTCCCCGGCACTGATATGTTAGAGAAACCAGTGCAGAGAAATGCTTTAGATACACCCAACCTGATTTCAGCTACAG CGCCAGCTGACCTTTATGCAGAACATGATGCACCACTTGATGCTCATATTGGAGGGCAAAATTCTTCGACAAACATCATTGAATGCTCAAATGCCATCTCTGGCGTTACAAATGTGCTTACTGAAAAGACATTTGGGGATGCCAGTATGGATTTCTATGCAAATCCTATTGATGCTTCATCCGGTATTCATGCCCCGAAAGGGGATTATGGGGCTTCGGAGAGTAATGGCGGTTCGATTGTTGACATACTTCCAGTTGAATCACAGTTGTGCTCCAAACCCTTTAAGCAGTTGTCTGATGTCGGGACTCAGGTTGATCCTTCTGTGGCTAATACTGAGAAGTGTGAACAAATGCGTAACTTGAGTTCTTGCCCTGTAAATCCTCGTTGTACTTCTAGCACTTATAGTGCGCCTGGGGTTCCTGACCTGGTTCCCGAG GTTGGTTCTTGTCGATTGAGGAGTGGTGACATGTAG
- the LOC108222527 gene encoding small ribosomal subunit protein eS24z, with product MPIGERQSAFTIRTRKFMTNRLLSRKQFVVDVIHPGRPNIPKGELKQRIATMYDVRDPNSIIVFNFRNHFGGGKSTGFGLIYDSVENAKKFEPKYRLIRHGLLTKKDKSRKQLKERKNRAKKLRGVKKSKADNKKTGKRR from the exons atgCCAATTGGGGAGAGGCAATCGGCCTTTACTATTCGAACCAGGAAGTTTATGACCAACAGGCTTCTCTCCAGAAAACAATTT GTTGTTGATGTTATTCATCCGGGACGTCCTAATATTCCCAAG GGGGAACTGAAGCAAAGGATTGCCACAATGTATGATGTGAGGGATCCAAATAGCATTATTGTGTTCAATTTCAGAAACCATTTTGGAGGGGGGAAATCAACTGGCTTTGGTTTGATCTATGACTCTGTGGAGAATGCAAAGAAATTTGAGCCAAAATATCGACTCATCAGA CATGGCCTGCTTACTAAGAAGGACAAATCAAGGAAGCAGCTCAAGGAGAGGAAGAACAGAGCCAAGAAACTCAGGGGTGTAAAGAAG AGCAAGGCTGACAATAAGAAGACTGGCAAGAGGAGATGA
- the LOC108223372 gene encoding uncharacterized protein LOC108223372 isoform X1 translates to MREGLRSGKKGGLCSLNDKGLVEVEKVEFGLEDEECREIGGVVENKSGRGRRGRKRKNVDVTKEGDEVGVGVGMRGYGHGDVDGSGDACLKEAKESDFVLDGDKEGNLMNVDDGDKVDGNGGIVDSPLKGAIEGDHEALEKEEVNLMNVDDGETVDANGGSVDTPLKKVDDGDRQSDEKEEDSLMNVDDGDRQSDEKEEDSLMNVDDGDKVNVKGGSVDTPFKDADEFELKPDEKKDNSLVNLDDTDKVVAAVEMTVDTNDDSDAGVDTPVKEADEVEHESNGKKKVSLIDMDEGDKVVAGGGLSINANGEVDEANEGKYESEGKKVKVQNGASEEMKVINSSLDTWENKQEPAKKRRGRKRKIVENSDCIAGDGKKRVNDGMGPVNRRVLRSNRNAYEEKFDTNEDEKPVNCVTPKMCTGSRGRPPKVLEGNQAVVDAKTDTEEDSKPQHIGRPKKLTGRVGRPRKVMLNHEESGEEDADLAKDVKPRCFGRPKKIKRRGRPPKVKPNNCASGEEDSDLLEKDEKPQSVGQSKKLKGRVGRPPKAEPNCKASGEEDFAKEKDEKPQDISSMVVHGEDGGLMLASRVSTDKKQEVAGEKETTSNQLNIEKNKAEKMGLREEKQAIREQITDMLKKAGWTIEYRARQSKAYADAVYVDGKGKTHWSATLAYHKLKEKVQNQTADSKEVSAFEPIPSEILSKLFRTTVPGAKCQKGKTSVSKSVSRFNGKHSLKKKIAIKGIGPKKRLKKKKSSSCRAGERTLTKGMKGDVSESEQNDSPRYSHRGMSRSKWETRKGRKPCPLLARTSGKGSDADIDGYILYDGKRSMWSWMIDLGTVSFNARVKYMNSEMKKVLAEGKLNRDGILCGCCNKVVTISEFLSHTGISLSPGSHPYNDIYVGSELSLSQCLLDSWNKQVESNPITFCSADVDGDDPNDDTCNICADGGDLICCDGCPSTFHQSCLDFERFPSGEWRCLHCLCKFCKTIEGNISQGDDDGKNLPGLLKCRLCQEKFHQHCTLEQDADKINLTDSFFCGIKCQEIFERLQALIGVKHQLEEGFSWTLLQYYDLNQDSSHVNDPQKLECNAKLAVAFSVMNECFCPIIDERTGINIIHNVVYSCGSNFDRLNFNGFFTIILEKGDCMIAAASIRIHGSLLAEMPFIGTRHMYRRQGMCRRLLNAVELALCSLNVEKLVIPAISEMYQTWTSVFGFLPRDESTRQEMRRMTAIVFPGTDMLEKPVQRNALDTPNLISATVAAPADLYAEHDAPLDAHIGGQNSSTNIIECSNAISGVTNVLTEKTFGDASMDFYANPIDASSGIHAPKGDYGASESNGGSIVDILPVESQLCSKPFKQLSDVGTQVDPSVANTEKCEQMRNLSSCPVNPRCTSSTYSAPGVPDLVPEVGSCRLRSGDM, encoded by the exons ATGAGGGAGGGTTTGAGATCTGGGAAGAAAGGGGGTTTGTGTAGTTTGAATGATAAGGGGTTGGTGGAGGTTGAGAAGGTGGAGTTTGGTTTAGAGGATGAGGAATGTAGGGAAATTGGTGGGGTTGTTGAGAATAAGAGTGGGAGGGGAAGGCGGGGGAGGAAGCGGAAGAATGTGGATGTTACCAAGGAGGGTGATGAGGTTGGAGTCGGTGTGGGAATGAGGGGTTATGGTCATGGGGATGTTGATGGTAGTGGGGATGCTTGTCTTAAGGAGGCTAAGGAGAGCGATTTTGTATTGGATGGAGATAAAGAGGGGAATTTGATGAATGTAGATGACGGGGATAAGGTTGATGGTAATGGTGGTATTGTCGATTCACCTTTGAAGGGAGCTATTGAGGGTGATCATGAAGCTCTTGAAAAGGAAGAGGTTAATCTGATGAATGTAGATGACGGGGAGACGGTTGATGCAAATGGTGGTAGTGTTGATACACCCTTAAAGAAGGTTGATGATGGTGATCGACAATCTGATGAGAAGGAAGAGGATAGTTTGATGAACGTAGATGATGGTGATCGACAATCTGATGAGAAGGAAGAGGATAGTTTGATGAACGTAGATGATGGTGATAAAGTTAATGTTAAAGGTGGTAGTGTTGATACACCTTTCAAGGATGCTGATGAGTTCGAGTTAAAACCTGATGAAAAGAAAGATAACAGCCTGGTGAATTTGGATGACACTGATAAGGTTGTAGCTGCTGTGGAAATGACTGTTGATACTAATGATGATTCTGATGCTGGTGTAGATACACCTGTGAAGGAGGCTGACGAGGTTGAACATGAATCTAATGGAAAGAAAAAGGTCAGTTTGATAGACATGGATGAGGGTGACAAGGTTGTAGCTGGCGGGGGATTGAGCATTAATGCTAACGGCGAAGTTGATGAGGCAAATGAGGGTAAATATGAATCTGAAGGGAAAAAAGTTAAAGTTCAGAATGGTGCGAGCGAAGAGATGAAAGTAATTAATAGCAGTCTTGATACTTGGGAAAATAAGCAAGAGCCTGCCAAAAAGCGTCGAGGTAGGAAAAGGAAAATCGTGGAGAATTCTGATTGTATTGCTGGTGATGGAAAAAAGAGAGTCAATGATGGTATGGGGCCTGTTAACCGAAGGGTGTTGCGCTCTAATAGAAATGCGTATGAGGAAAAGTTTGATACTAATGAGGATGAGAAGCCAGTGAATTGTGTGACTCCAAAGATGTGTACAGGTTCCCGTGGAAGACCTCCCAAGGTGCTAGAGGGAAATCAGGCAGTCGTGGACGCTAAGACTGATACAGAGGAAGATTCAAAGCCTCAACACATTGGCAGACCTAAAAAATTAACTGGCCGTGTCGGTAGACCCCGTAAGGTTATGCTCAACCATGAGGAATCTGGTGAAGAGGACGCTGATTTGGCGAAGGATGTAAAGCCCCGATGTTTTGGTAGgccgaaaaaaataaaaaggcgTGGTAGACCCCCTAAGGTGAAGCCTAACAATTGCGCATCTGGAGAAGAAGATTCTGATTTATTAGAGAAGGATGAAAAGCCTCAATCTGTTGGCCAGTCAAAAAAGTTGAAAGGTCGTGTTGGTAGACCCCCCAAGGCTGAACCCAATTGTAAGGCATCCGGTGAAGAAGATTTCGCCAAGGAGAAAGATGAAAAACCTCAGGATATTAGCTCCATGGTGGTGCATGGAGAAGATGGGGGACTGATGTTAGCATCGAGGGTGAGCACTGATAAGAAACAGGAGGTTGCAGGAGAAAAGGAAACTACTAGCAACCAGTTGaatattgaaaagaataaagCAGAGAAAATGGGTTTAAGAGAAGAAAAGCAGGCGATCAGAGAACAAATTACAGACATGCTAAAAAAAGCAGGGTGGACTATTGAGTACAGAGCAAGGCAAAGCAAAGCCTACGCAGATGCAGTGTATGTTGACGGTAAGGGGAAAACTCATTGGTCAGCGACTCTAGCTTACCATAAGCTCAAGGAGAAAGTTCAAAATCAAACTGCTGACAGTAAAGAAGTTTCTGCTTTCGAGCCAATACCATCAGAGATACTAAGCAAACTTTTTCGAACGACAGTTCCAGGAGCGAAATGTCAGAAAGGCAAAACGAGTGTTAGTAAAAGTGTCTCAAGATTTAATGGGAAACACTCATTGAAGAAGAAAATTGCAATCAAGGGAATAGGGCCCAAAAAAAggctaaaaaagaaaaagagttctTCATGCAGAGCAGGTGAAAGAACATTGACAAAGGGTATGAAAGGAGATGTGTCTGAATCTGAACAAAATGATTCCCCTAGATATTCTCACAGGGGAATGTCTCGGTCAAAATGGGAAACTAGGAAAGGTAGGAAGCCATGCCCTTTATTGGCTCGTACCTCCGGAAAGGGTTCAGATGCAGATATTGATGGCTACATACTTTATGATGGGAAACGCAGTATGTGGTCCTGGATGATTGACTTGGGAACTGTTTCTTTTAATGCACGGGTTAAGTACATGAATAGTGAAATGAAAAAGGTATTGGCTGAGGGAAAGCTTAACAGAGATGGAATTCTTTGTGGTTGCTGTAATAAAGTTGTCACAATTTCCGAATTTCTGTCGCACACTGGGATTAGCCTGTCACCTGGCTCTCACCcatataatgatatatatgtgGGGTCGGAATTGTCTCTCTCCCAGTGCTTACTGGATTCATGGAATAAACAAGTAGAATCTAATCCAATCACATTTTGTAGTGCTGATGTTGATGGTGACGACCCAAATGATGATACATGTAATATTTGCGCTGATGGTGGCGACTTGATCTGTTGTGATGGTTGTCCATCTACATTTCATCAAAGCTGCTTAGATTTTGAA AGGTTTCCTTCTGGAGAATGGCGGTGCTTACACTGTCTATGCAAATTCTGCAAAACAATTGAGGGGAACATCTCTCAAGGGGATGATGATGGCAAAAATTTACCTGGATTGCTTAAGTGCCGCTTGTGTCAGGAGAAGT TCCACCAACATTGTACCCTAGAGCAGGATGCGGATAAGATTAATTTAACAGATTCCTTTTTCTGCGGGATAAAATGCCAGGAG ATCTTTGAGCGACTACAAGCACTGATTGGGGTTAAGCATCAGCTGGAAGAAGGCTTTTCATGGACTCTCCTTCAGTATTATGATCTTAACCAAGATAGTTCTCATGTTAATGATCCCCAAAAACTTGAATGCAATGCCAAGCTAGCTGTTGCATTCTCTGTCATGAATGAGTGTTTTTGCCCCATTATTGATGAGAGAACTGGGATCAATATTATTCACAATGTTGTCTACAGCTGTGG GTCAAATTTTGATCGTCTGAATTTTAACGGGTTCTTCACCATTATTCTGGAGAAGGGAGATTGTATGATTGCCGCAGCATCTATAAG GATCCACGGAAGCCTGTTGGCGGAGATGCCATTCATCGGGACTCGCCATATGTATAGGCGTCAAGGGATGTGCCGGCGACTTCTAAATGCAGTTGAATTG GCTCTTTGCTCTCTAAATGTGGAGAAACTAGTTATACCTGCTATATCTGAAATGTACCAAACTTGGACGTCAGTTTTTGGTTTCTTGCCCCGTGACGAATCAACTAGGCAAGAAATGAGGCGAATGACTGCAATTGTATTCCCCGGCACTGATATGTTAGAGAAACCAGTGCAGAGAAATGCTTTAGATACACCCAACCTGATTTCAGCTACAG TTGCAGCGCCAGCTGACCTTTATGCAGAACATGATGCACCACTTGATGCTCATATTGGAGGGCAAAATTCTTCGACAAACATCATTGAATGCTCAAATGCCATCTCTGGCGTTACAAATGTGCTTACTGAAAAGACATTTGGGGATGCCAGTATGGATTTCTATGCAAATCCTATTGATGCTTCATCCGGTATTCATGCCCCGAAAGGGGATTATGGGGCTTCGGAGAGTAATGGCGGTTCGATTGTTGACATACTTCCAGTTGAATCACAGTTGTGCTCCAAACCCTTTAAGCAGTTGTCTGATGTCGGGACTCAGGTTGATCCTTCTGTGGCTAATACTGAGAAGTGTGAACAAATGCGTAACTTGAGTTCTTGCCCTGTAAATCCTCGTTGTACTTCTAGCACTTATAGTGCGCCTGGGGTTCCTGACCTGGTTCCCGAG GTTGGTTCTTGTCGATTGAGGAGTGGTGACATGTAG